In a genomic window of Brettanomyces nanus chromosome 1, complete sequence:
- a CDS encoding uncharacterized protein (EggNog:ENOG41), with translation MNNSKPEILHAEYQEEVCEQDNIQGKNKVESDLYNFDTSVLADLDEIPTYLKVSGNKLQLMATLMGSVGFCLFGYDQGVMGSLLTLPSFRDTFPSIDTVTHPDTHTSTIQGFVIAVYEIGCLFGALVNLRLSDKYGRLKSIFLGCALMAIGAAIQCSSFTIGQFVVGRVITGLGNGLNTSSIPVYESETVRADVRGKLVMLFGAVNTGGVALSYWLDFAFYFIHSSVSFRFPIAFQILFPVLILPMLPFLPESPRWLSKHGRFREAAKVFAAFEGTSINDPIVLGEIDRVRQSLIEEKEAGKGLSMRKALFSQGKHRNFHRMMLGLCSQILQQLTGINLVTYYAGTIFESYIGMSALNSRIMAACNGTEYFFFSFVPFFTIEKYGRRALMMIGSVFECFSMTMLTVFTELARQGHNKTSMGIGATVMLFVFNSAFAFGWLAMTWLLPAELTPLSIRAPANAITTAGNWSFNFMVVMITPIAFNNIHSYTYTIFAIFNFLTIPIIYFMYPETKGRTLEEMDEIFGQCPIKEPWKVVGIAKRTPYEARRYINIETSTIDSSSKSNSEAEKDIVV, from the coding sequence ATGAATAACTCGAAGCCAGAAATTTTGCATGCTGAATACCAGGAAGAAGTTTGTGAGCAGGATAATATTCAAGGGAAAAACAAAGTCGAATCTGATTTGTATAACTTTGACACTTCTGTTCTCGCagatttggatgagataCCAACATATCTCAAAGTATCAGGAAATAAGTTGCAACTTATGGCAACCTTGATGGGTTCTGTTGGATTTTGTCTTTTTGGCTATGATCAGGGGGTTATGGGTTCATTGCTTACACTTCCAAGTTTCAGAGACACTTTCCCATCAATTGATACAGTGACACACCCAGATACTCACACTTCCACAATCCAGGGATTTGTAATTGCAGTGTATGAGATTGGCTGTTTATTTGGTGCCTTAGTCAACTTGAGGCTTAGTGATAAGTATGGAAGACTAAAATCAATTTTCCTTGGTTGTGCTCTTATGGCCATTGGTGCTGCCATTCAGTGCTCTTCTTTTACTATCGGACAATTTGTTGTTGGAAGAGTCATCACAGGTCTAGGAAATGGTTTAAACACTTCATCTATCCCTGTTTATGAATCTGAGACGGTCCGGGCAGACGTCAGAGGTAAGTTAGTGATGCTCTTTGGTGCTGTGAACACTGGTGGTGTTGCCTTGAGCTATTGGTTAGACTTTGCTTTTTATTTCATTCATTCATCTGTTAGTTTCAGATTCCCGATTGCCTTCCAGATTCTCTTTCCTGTTCTCATATTACCGATGCTTCCTTTTTTACCAGAATCCCCAAGATGGCTTTCCAAACATGGACGCTTTAGAGAAGCTGCCAAAGTGTTTGCCGCTTTTGAAGGCACTTCCATAAACGATCCTATCGTGTTAGGAGAAATTGACAGAGTTAGACAATCccttattgaagagaaagaagccGGAAAGGGTCTTAGCATGCGCAAAGCTTTGTTCTCCCAAGGGAAGCATAGAAATTTCCATAGAATGATGTTGGGTCTCTGCTCTCAAATTTTACAGCAGCTTACGGGTATCAACCTTGTGACTTACTATGCCGGTACTATTTTCGAGTCTTATATTGGTATGAGTGCCTTGAACTCTCGTATTATGGCTGCCTGTAATGGTACCGAatactttttcttctcctttgtgCCATTCTTTACCATTGAAAAATATGGTAGACGTgctttgatgatgattggCTCAGTATTTGAATGTTTCTCCATGACAATGCTTACTGTATTTACGGAACTTGCCAGGCAGGGACACAACAAAACTAGCATGGGCATCGGTGCTACAGTAATGCTTTTTGTGTTCAACTCTGCATTTGCATTTGGATGGCTTGCCATGACTTGGCTTCTACCTGCAGAACTTACTCCATTATCGATCAGAGCCCCCGCAAATGCCATTACCACTGCAGGTAACTGgtctttcaacttcatgGTTGTCATGATTACGCCTATTGCGTTTAACAACATCCACAGTTACACATACACAATTTTTGctatcttcaactttttgaCTATCCCAATCATTTACTTCATGTATCCTGAAACCAAAGGAAGAACTCTTGAGGAGATGGATGAGATATTCGGCCAGTGCCCAATTAAAGAGCCCTGGAAGGTTGTTGGAATTGCCAAGAGAACGCCATACGAGGCTAGACGTTATATCAACATCGAAACCAGTACAATTGACAGTAGTTCAAAGAGCAATTCAGAGGCTGAAAAAGACATTGTTGTTTAG
- a CDS encoding uncharacterized protein (BUSCO:EOG09340NDW), whose protein sequence is MPALLYSTSTKGDLFKYQDSLPSLPVPPLEHTLTLYKKSIVPYYPMGQQDPNYLKSCKIIDEFGKEKGSQLQRRLLKFSKGHRNWLSHIWDEYAYLAYRDPVSPFVSYFFSHKDLNTFIGKDQILKASALSFQILRFMEAIEKEALEPELIKGNPYCMESFKWMFNNCRVPKLPADDTVKFRPEENRFMTVISNGYIYKLHHHNPDTCEILAPADLYAGIDAIYEDAHSKPPCKNPVGILTSSNRDVWAQNYSELCKNPVNTMSLEQIQRSSFVLCLDDNFPSTVAEKSRNCWHGNGFNRWFDKPVEIFVAKNASSGFLGEHSKMDGTPTLRMNDWVVKQVSKMSAEDFETGPQSEHGISYSELKFEINPTMMAAISKELATFNNTVNSLDINVWHYFGVGKDQIKQFKTSPDAFIQMLIQLAYYKYTGTVRPTYESASTRKYFSGRTETCRSVSEESLKFVRDWEDPTKSLAEKTASFRKAITAHVQYIKQASDGLGVDRHLLGLTQMLTKEEEKPAIFTDPIFSYSQHWYVSTSQLSSSQFNGYGWSPVVPEGFGLAYMINKDWCHVNITVFKNNPLGLRADVMAYYLTESMNELKEVLSREPIKAKL, encoded by the coding sequence atgCCTGCCTTACTTTATTCAACATCGACGAAGGGTGATTTATTCAAGTACCAGGACAGCCTTCCTTCGCTACCTGTTCCTCCATTGGAGCATACGTTGACATTATATAAGAAGTCCATCGTTCCTTATTATCCAATGGGTCAGCAGGATCCAAACTACTTGAAGTCTTGTAAAATAATAGATGAATTCGGTAAAGAAAAGGGATCTCAGTTACAAAGACGTTTGCTTAAATTCTCTAAGGGTCATAGAAACTGGTTGAGCCATATTTGGGATGAATACGCCTATCTTGCATACAGAGACCCTGTGTCTCCATTTGTCtcctattttttttctcacAAAGATCTTAATACCTTCATTGGTAAGGATCAAATCTTGAAGGCTTCGgcactttcttttcaaatacttAGATTCATGGAAGCCATTGAAAAGGAAGCATTGGAGCCTGAGCTTATTAAAGGTAATCCTTATTGTATGGAGAGCTTCAAGTGGATGTTCAATAATTGCCGTGTTCCCAAATTACCTGCAGACGATACTGTGAAGTTTAGGCCGGAAGAAAATAGGTTTATGACAGTGATTAGCAATGGTTATATTTACAAGTTGCACCATCACAACCCTGATACTTGCGAAATACTTGCTCCTGCAGATCTCTATGCAGGCATTGATGCTATTTATGAAGACGCACATAGCAAGCCCCCTTGCAAGAATCCGGTTGGGATTTTGACCTCATCCAACAGAGATGTGTGGGCTCAAAACTATAGCGAATTATGTAAGAATCCTGTCAACACAATGTCTCTCGAGCAAATTCAAAGATCCTCATTTGTACTCTGCCTCGATGATAACTTTCCGTCTACGGTGGCAGAGAAAAGTCGCAACTGCTGGCACGGAAATGGGTTCAACAGATGGTTTGACAAACCTGTGGAGATCTTTGTGGCCAAAAACGCAAGCTCTGGATTCCTTGGAGAGCATTCTAAGATGGACGGTACCCCAACTTTAAGAATGAATGATTGGGTTGTTAAACAAGTGTCTAAAATGAGTGCTGAAGACTTCGAGACAGGACCACAATCTGAGCATGGAATTAGCTACTCAGAGTTGAAGTTTGAAATCAATCCTACTATGATGGCAGCTATCTCTAAGGAGTTGGCCACTTTTAACAATACTGTCAACTCGTTAGACATCAATGTCTGGCACTACTTTGGAGTAGGTAAAGACCAAATCAAACAGTTCAAGACTTCTCCCGATGCTTTCATTCAGATGCTTATACAATTGGCATATTACAAGTACACTGGAACCGTAAGACCAACCTACGAAAGTGCCTCCACTAGAAAATACTTTAGCGGTAGAACAGAGACCTGTAGATCGGTGTCTGAGGAGTCTTTAAAGTTTGTAAGAGACTGGGAAGATCCAACAAAATCTTTAGCAGAGAAGACTGCCTCTTTCAGAAAGGCCATCACTGCTCATGTTCAATATATCAAGCAAGCAAGCGATGGCCTTGGAGTCGACCGTCATCTCCTTGGATTAACTCAAATGCTCACtaaggaagaggaaaagcCCGCTATTTTTACTGATCCAATATTTTCATACTCTCAGCATTGGTACGTATCCACGTCACAATTGAGCTCCTCTCAGTTTAACGGTTATGGGTGGTCTCCCGTTGTTCCTGAAGGATTTGGTTTGGCATATATGATCAACAAAGATTGGTGCCATGTCAATATCACGGTTTTCAAGAACAATCCTTTGGGACTAAGAGCTGACGTTATGGCATACTATCTTACCGAGTCTATGAATGAACTAAAAGAAGTCCTTTCCAGGGAACCTATCAAGGCCAAACTATGA
- a CDS encoding uncharacterized protein (EggNog:ENOG41) — MDSFKSKNSREATINSVNKSLITYLPSVSTVLGSSEDIRSGKEYASLLASSSGSSYKSGASEIARISKQANNIKKSRSQRMKMKNKLKKQRHQVMQKNREFQSRVEKLGRLAIGDTKEMEELVDQNLERLKKLEPENEEQIKMLEKEVLDLKYGSESRSGGAGRRRRKTAETNLEGESKQQIEFKSKVEKGLISVPGLTPGLAPVGESDEDDSESDEDEQTAGTDDILSGFKDDFNEYH, encoded by the coding sequence ATGGACTCATTCAAATCTAAAAATAGTCGTGAGGCTACTATAAACTCAGTGAATAAGTCACTTATAACTTACTTACCGTCAGTATCGACAGTACTGGGTTCAAGTGAGGATATTCGCAGTGGAAAAGAGTATGCCAGTCTTTTAGCATCGTCATCGGGCAGCAGTTACAAATCGGGTGCCTCAGAGATTGCAAGAATAAGCAAGCAGGCTAACAACATAAAGAAAAGCCGAAGTCaaaggatgaaaatgaagaataaGCTCAAAAAGCAGAGGCATCAAGTGATGCAGAAGAATAGAGAGTTCCAAAGCAGAGTCGAAAAGCTTGGAAGGTTAGCCATTGGAGATACtaaagaaatggaagaacttGTGGATCagaatttggaaagattAAAGAAATTAGAGCCAGAAAATGAGGAGCAGATCAAGATGttggagaaagaggtaCTAGACTTAAAGTATGGTAGTGAGTCAAGAAGTGGAGGAGCaggaaggaggagaagaaagacagcAGAAACAAATCTGGAGGGTGAGAGTAAACAGCAGATTGAATTCAAGTCGAAAGTTGAGAAAGGGCTCATTAGTGTTCCTGGTCTTACTCCAGGATTGGCACCTGTCGGAGAGtccgatgaagatgatagcgaatcagatgaagatgagcaGACCGCGGGAACGGACGACATACTTTCGGGTTTTAAAGACGATTTCAACGAGTATCATTAA
- a CDS encoding uncharacterized protein (BUSCO:EOG09342OCQ): MTEVPSIYTKNLFYRYPNSRIGLFDINITLKRGSRMLLVGPNGAGKSTLLKILAGQRLINDGIVLLNGKDPFDMVDRGSQIVTYLGTEWANNEITKRDIPVTVLVESVGGNFYKQRREMLINMLDIDITWRMNQCSDGERRRVQLCMGLLKPWDLLLLDEVTVDLDVLVRYRLLEFLKKETEQRNCTIVYATHIFDGLGEWPTQVVHLNGGIIVKKYRPEDIDFINGAERPVEETELKEDAKMERQERRSHVVINKIKSFYPLALKWLNEDLHVRGERTDDNTKPKYEELTQRLVKFYYDDQDRISKYFERTQQ; this comes from the coding sequence ATGACTGAAGTTCCCTCAATTTACACAAAGAACTTATTTTATAGGTATCCGAATTCTCGAATCGGACTATTTGACATTAATATAACCTTGAAGAGAGGGTCTAGGATGCTTCTTGTGGGTCCTAATGGTGCGGGCAAATCTACTCTACTCAAGATTTTGGCGGGTCAACGTTTGATCAATGACGGTATAGTTTTGCTAAACGGTAAGGATCCCTTCGACATGGTTGACAGAGGCAGCCAGATTGTCACATATTTGGGTACTGAATGGGCAAATAACGAGATCACTAAAAGAGATATTCCGGTGACAGTGTTGGTTGAATCCGTAGGTGGTAACTTCTACAAACAAAGGCGAGAGATGCTTATCAATATGTTGGATATTGACATCACTTGGAGGATGAATCAATGCTCGGACGGTGAGCGTAGACGTGTACAACTATGCATGGGACTATTGAAGCCTTGGGATTTGCTATTGTTGGACGAGGTCACTGTGGACTTAGATGTTTTGGTCAGATACAGGCTACTTGAATTTcttaaaaaagaaactgaGCAAAGAAACTGTACTATAGTTTATGCTACCCACATTTTTGATGGCTTGGGAGAGTGGCCTACTCAAGTTGTTCACTTGAATGGTGGAATTATTGTTAAGAAGTACCGTCCAGAGGATATTGACTTTATCAATGGCGCCGAAAGACCTGTTGAGGAAacagaattgaaggaagatGCAAAGATGGAAAGACAGGAGAGAAGATCTCATGTCGTTATAAATAAAATCAAGAGTTTCTACCCACTTGCGTTAAAATGGTTGAACGAGGATTTGCATGTCAGAGGAGAGAGAACTGATGATAATACTAAGCCCAAGTATGAAGAATTGACCCAGAGGTTGGTCAAATTTTATTATGATGATCAAGATCGGATCAGCAAGTACTTTGAAAGGACTCAGCAGTGA
- a CDS encoding uncharacterized protein (BUSCO:EOG09341TS3), translating into MTSSDHIFEEDVDKMIEEKQKEEDEEMDEESDGEEEVDEVERGREGEDEGEEEDEEEEDEEGEGEGDGEGEGEGEGDGEGEGEGEGEGEGEGKGKGEEDEGDDEDDARKGEAEGDELDEGKEEEEEDEEEEEEEEEDDDDGGREEDEGNSDGEVDTEDDTDDVGGSDDVEGTGESSTKTTDTKYDAQPPDTSKRSEPGSAKIATDITEQSDSTELIETVEQSKFADRKNAKKTESLEPGVHGKTSQTEEKDLSSSVEDNSDLTARQKLVRDASKVNVTEILPLVAIPYSFPVHSLAFSKGPKWMFTGGEDGLIRKYDFFGSVEGKSPLTVAQRHQLVDSIAFGGMISSYWENEQPYYKEELLKELVKEQQTKGKGGRTKKMDINSITLYEPRLSPVYSLAAQSDAFWLLSGLKSGGIALQSTRSNEGCIQYYFKNGLGEHQHSSAVSCLKLNSTDDKFLSGSWDKKILQWDLNTGACTAVFNKSTGQVSSIDCRPIVGIDIPLLKDDDAGEDMDSKPDKDAAEDDEDSTKGQIKKDLAMDSKTTLQKGRYEGVIRSDNVFVSSSINGIVNIWDVRMPEESNQVGTIGLHNETSPWCMSAIWSVDGNSIFAGRRNSVVEEYDVRNLKKYKDVLRFPLASGPISCVRSLPNKNYLLCGCEDNIRLYDLRLSDYHQGEEDRSYDHHRDHHHHKRRRRKVPFMIVPGHNGGVLSDMYVDPTSRFVVSASGNRGWHGKASDYVFIYEIQKA; encoded by the coding sequence ATGACGTCAAGTGAtcatatctttgaagaagatgtcgACAAGATgattgaagagaagcaaaaggaggaagatgaggagatGGATGAGGAGAGTGatggagaggaagaagttgatgaggTAGAGAGGGGTcgagaaggagaagacgaaggagaagaagaagacgaagaagaagaagacgaagaaggagaaggagaaggagatggagaaggagaaggagaaggagaaggagatggagagggagaaggagaaggagaaggagaaggagagggagaaggaaaaggtaaaggtgaagaggaCGAAGGggatgacgaagatgatgctAGGAAGGGAGAAGCTGAGGGAGATGAGCTGgatgaaggaaaagaagaggaagaggaggacgaagaagaagaagaagaagaagaggaagatgatgatgacggtggcagagaagaagatgagggTAATAGTGATGGTGAAGTTGACACGGAAGACGATACAGACGATGTTGGAGGCTCTGATGATGTCGAAGGGACAGGTGAAAGTAGTACAAAAACGACTGATACGAAGTATGATGCACAGCCCCCCGATACTTCTAAGCGATCAGAACCGGGGTCTGCTAAAATTGCTACTGACATAACGGAGCAAAGTGATTCGACGGAACTAATCGAAACAGTAGAACAAAGCAAATTTGCTGACCGGAAGAATGCAAAGAAAACCGAGAGTCTAGAGCCAGGAGTTCATGGAAAGACCAGCCAAACGGAAGAGAAGGATCTCAGCTCTTCTGTTGAGGATAATTCAGATCTTACGGCGCGTCAAAAGCTAGTAAGAGACGCATCTAAGGTGAACGTAACTGAAATTCTTCCCCTGGTAGCCATTCCTTATTCGTTTCCCGTTCATTCTTTAGCTTTTAGTAAGGGTCCTAAATGGATGTTTACCGGAGGAGAAGACGGTCTTATTAGGAAGTAcgatttctttggatctgtGGAGGGAAAGTCCCCGTTGACTGTGGCTCAGAGGCATCAGTTAGTTGATTCGATAGCGTTTGGGGGAATGATCTCATCCTATTGGGAGAACGAACAACCCTACTATAAAGAGGAActattgaaagagttggTGAAGGAACAACAAACAAAAGGTAAGGGAGGACGGACTAAGAAAATGGACATTAATTCAATTACATTATACGAGCCTCGGCTGTCGCCAGTATATTCTTTGGCTGCACAATCGGATGCGTTTTGGTTGTTAAGCGGATTGAAGAGCGGAGGAATAGCCTTACAGTCTACTAGGTCGAATGAAGGCTGTATACAGTATTACTTCAAAAATGGTCTCGGAGAGCATCAGCACAGCAGTGCAGTGTCGTGTCTAAAATTGAACTCTACGGATGACAAGTTTTTAAGTGGTTCGTGGGATAAAAAGATCTTGCAATGGGATCTCAACACCGGTGCATGCACTGCTGTTTTCAACAAGTCAACGGGACAGGTGTCGAGTATTGATTGCAGGCCAATTGTTGGTATCGATATACctcttttgaaagatgatgatgcaggCGAGGATATGGATTCGAAGCCAGATAAAGACGCCgctgaggatgatgaagatagcACAAAGGGCCAGATTAAAAAAGATCTCGCCATGGACTCCAAGACCACACTCCAGAAAGGACGCTATGAAGGTGTTATTAGGTCAGACAATGTGTTTGTATCGTCATCTATTAACGGCATAGTGAATATCTGGGATGTGAGGATGCCGGAAGAAAGTAATCAGGTCGGAACTATAGGGCTTCATAATGAGACGAGCCCGTGGTGTATGTCGGCCATATGGTCTGTGGACGGAAACTCGATCTTTgctggaagaagaaactccGTCGTGGAAGAATATGATGTGagaaacttgaaaaaaTATAAGGACGTTCTTCGGTTTCCTTTGGCCTCTGGACCAATCAGCTGTGTTCGCTCTCTTCCCAATAAAAATTACCTACTCTGCGGTTGTGAAGACAATATTAGGCTGTACGATCTTCGACTCTCTGACTACCACCagggagaagaagacaggTCCTATGATCATCATCGTgatcaccatcatcataagaggagaagaagaaaagtgcCGTTTATGATTGTTCCGGGACATAATGGAGGAGTTTTGAGTGATATGTACGTAGATCCAACCTCCAGGTTTGTGGTCAGTGCTAGTGGTAATAGGGGATGGCACGGAAAGGCCAGCGATTATGTCTTTATCTACGAGATCCAGAAGGCATGA